A region from the Streptosporangium sp. NBC_01756 genome encodes:
- a CDS encoding 4'-phosphopantetheinyl transferase family protein gives MIRAILPPNVVAVDTVEDSLEGTLFPAEEQVISQAVDKRRREFTTARLCARRALRMLGKPEAPILPGLRGEPQWPVGVVGSITHCAGYRGAVLGDATLISSIGIDAEPDEELPYGVLDAIGLPSERAAVQTLLRRHPGVRWDRLLFCAKESVYKTWFPLTHRWLSFEHASVTIDPVRGTFTARLLVEAPVVYGQRLKSLTGHWLAADGLLITAIVLPTPVVPPAAPVQQRRADART, from the coding sequence ATGATCAGAGCAATCCTGCCGCCGAACGTCGTGGCCGTCGACACCGTGGAAGACTCACTCGAAGGAACGCTGTTCCCCGCCGAGGAGCAGGTGATCAGCCAGGCGGTCGACAAGCGCCGCCGGGAGTTCACCACGGCACGGCTGTGCGCGAGGAGAGCGCTCCGCATGCTCGGCAAGCCGGAGGCACCGATCCTGCCCGGCCTGCGCGGTGAGCCGCAGTGGCCGGTCGGGGTGGTCGGCAGCATCACCCACTGCGCCGGCTACCGCGGGGCCGTCCTGGGCGACGCCACGCTCATCTCCTCGATCGGCATCGACGCGGAGCCGGACGAGGAGCTGCCCTACGGCGTCCTCGACGCCATAGGGCTGCCGTCGGAGCGTGCCGCGGTGCAGACCCTCCTGCGCCGTCACCCCGGCGTGCGCTGGGACCGCCTGCTGTTCTGCGCCAAGGAGTCGGTGTACAAGACCTGGTTCCCGCTGACCCACCGATGGCTGAGTTTCGAGCACGCCTCGGTGACCATCGACCCCGTCAGAGGCACCTTCACCGCGCGTCTCCTCGTGGAGGCCCCCGTCGTCTACGGGCAGCGGCTCAAGAGCCTCACCGGCCACTGGCTGGCCGCCGACGGCCTCCTCATCACCGCGATCGTCCTGCCCACCCCCGTGGTGCCTCCCGCGGCCCCGGTGCAGCAGCGACGCGCCGACGCGCGGACCTGA
- a CDS encoding alpha/beta fold hydrolase gives MSTAALPPSSLGRIVRGSGPGLLLAHGAGGGIQPNYGPILDGLSERHTVIGPDYPGTGRTARVSAPLTLDGLADELVATAVEEGLESFAIAGYSMGGPLAIRAATRHPERVTALVLTASFAQPNPRFLLAVRLWQELLRAGELERLAEFLFLIGIGAPALDEIRQDDLDAALKATAATIPSGTPEHLDLIERIDVRNDLPKIHAPTLVISTTYDSLVTPFHHRELADGIQGARQAEIATGHLPFVERPEEWLTLISGFLDGVRS, from the coding sequence ATGTCAACCGCTGCCCTTCCCCCTTCCTCGCTCGGGCGCATCGTCCGCGGCTCAGGCCCCGGTCTGCTGCTCGCCCACGGTGCCGGTGGGGGCATCCAGCCCAACTACGGCCCGATCCTGGACGGACTCAGCGAGCGCCACACGGTAATCGGGCCGGACTATCCCGGCACGGGACGTACCGCGCGTGTGAGCGCACCGCTGACCTTGGACGGACTGGCGGATGAACTGGTCGCCACCGCCGTGGAGGAGGGCCTGGAATCCTTCGCCATCGCCGGGTACTCGATGGGCGGCCCACTGGCCATCCGCGCTGCCACCCGCCACCCCGAACGCGTCACAGCGCTCGTGCTCACCGCGAGCTTCGCCCAGCCGAACCCACGCTTCCTGCTCGCGGTACGGTTGTGGCAAGAACTCCTGCGGGCGGGGGAACTCGAGCGACTGGCGGAATTCCTGTTCCTGATCGGCATCGGTGCGCCCGCCCTCGACGAAATCCGGCAGGACGACCTCGACGCCGCCTTGAAGGCGACCGCGGCGACCATCCCGTCGGGCACACCGGAGCACCTGGACCTGATCGAGCGAATCGACGTGCGGAACGACCTGCCCAAGATCCATGCACCGACACTGGTCATCTCCACGACGTACGACAGCCTGGTCACGCCTTTCCACCACCGGGAGCTTGCCGACGGCATCCAAGGGGCACGGCAGGCCGAGATCGCCACCGGTCACCTGCCCTTCGTGGAGCGCCCCGAGGAGTGGCTGACCCTCATCAGCGGCTTCCTTGACGGTGTTCGTTCCTGA
- a CDS encoding MFS transporter, producing the protein MVGTAEWVMVGLLPNLSADLRLPLPAVGSLVTWYALTVTVAGPLVSLLMLRVARRKALLALVTVFVAGNVMAALAGGFAMLVAARMIIALTHSTSFALALVIGVSMAPAMYRGRAIAVVAAGWNLATVFGAPLGTWIGDHYGWRATFWGIAVLSALILAAVAVLIRPPQPDTPPHLHSEVRALLDRQVVTVLAIIIAAQAGLFTVYTYITPLLGEVSGFASPAVTMLLAVFGFGALAGNILGGRLADRAPWGSLCALLAVLVAVLAVFAITSHVRWAAAATVLVLGVITAALIPLLQERALVAAPAAPTLVTAISASAFNLGVAGGSKIGGEVLSTGFGLSDLAWIGALVALIALPPAAHAAFLHRRAGLLVRIADRDPSPSRTTC; encoded by the coding sequence ATGGTAGGCACAGCCGAGTGGGTGATGGTGGGGCTTCTGCCGAATCTGTCGGCGGACCTGCGCCTGCCGTTACCGGCCGTCGGCTCGCTGGTGACCTGGTACGCGCTGACCGTCACGGTTGCCGGCCCGCTGGTCTCCCTGCTGATGCTGCGGGTTGCTCGCAGGAAGGCACTACTTGCACTGGTCACCGTGTTCGTCGCGGGCAACGTGATGGCGGCGCTGGCCGGCGGCTTCGCGATGCTGGTGGCCGCCCGAATGATCATTGCGCTGACCCACAGTACGTCCTTCGCGTTGGCTTTGGTGATCGGCGTCTCGATGGCCCCTGCCATGTATCGCGGCCGGGCGATCGCCGTGGTCGCGGCCGGTTGGAATCTCGCTACGGTGTTCGGCGCCCCGCTGGGGACCTGGATCGGGGACCACTACGGATGGCGTGCGACGTTTTGGGGCATCGCCGTGCTCAGTGCCCTCATCCTGGCCGCCGTGGCGGTCCTCATCCGGCCGCCCCAGCCGGATACGCCACCGCACCTTCACTCCGAGGTACGCGCGCTACTCGACCGCCAGGTGGTCACCGTTCTGGCGATCATCATCGCGGCGCAGGCCGGACTGTTCACCGTCTACACCTACATCACCCCGCTGTTGGGTGAGGTGAGCGGCTTCGCGTCACCGGCGGTCACCATGCTGCTGGCCGTGTTCGGTTTCGGTGCGCTGGCCGGCAACATCCTTGGTGGCCGACTGGCCGATCGTGCGCCCTGGGGTTCCCTGTGTGCGCTGCTTGCCGTACTCGTGGCCGTTCTTGCGGTCTTCGCGATCACCAGCCATGTCCGGTGGGCGGCCGCCGCAACCGTGCTCGTGCTCGGTGTGATCACGGCTGCTCTCATCCCGTTGCTGCAGGAGCGGGCACTCGTCGCGGCACCCGCGGCGCCGACCCTGGTCACCGCGATCAGTGCCTCCGCGTTCAACCTGGGCGTCGCGGGTGGCTCCAAGATCGGGGGCGAGGTTCTCAGCACCGGCTTCGGACTGAGCGATCTGGCGTGGATCGGGGCGTTGGTAGCACTCATCGCACTGCCCCCGGCAGCTCACGCCGCCTTCCTGCACCGCCGGGCCGGCCTCCTGGTGCGAATCGCCGACCGCGACCCCAGCCCTTCCCGCACGACCTGCTGA
- the istA gene encoding IS21 family transposase, with product MIKVEDWAEIRRLHRAETMPIKAIARRMGISKNTVKSALAADAPPKYQRTIKGSIVDAAEPQIRNLLREFPDMPATVIAERIGWQRSLTVLKERVRILRPQYRPVDPSSRTTYQAGELAQCDLWFPPVKVPVGAGHRAGPPVLVMVSGYSRWLMARMLPSRTSGDLFAGHWALLSDLGAVPKTLVWDNESAIGQWKQGKPQLTADANAFRGTLGIQIVQCKPADPEAKGLVERANGYLETSFLPGRDFVSPHDFNAQLAHWLTTANARHHRRIECRPVDRLQADLAAMVALPPVAPTLGWRTSTRLPRDHYVRIASCDYSVHPSAIGRLVEVVADLGQVSVTCAGQLVARHERCWAAHQTITDPLHEQAAAMMRGTRVPRAAGGADTDVQQRSLSDYDALLGIEEVR from the coding sequence GTGATCAAGGTGGAGGACTGGGCGGAGATCCGCCGATTGCACCGGGCTGAGACGATGCCGATCAAAGCCATCGCTCGGCGCATGGGTATCTCGAAGAACACGGTGAAAAGCGCGCTGGCGGCCGATGCACCGCCGAAGTACCAGCGGACGATCAAGGGATCAATCGTGGACGCGGCCGAGCCGCAGATCCGAAATCTCCTGCGGGAGTTCCCGGACATGCCCGCGACAGTGATCGCCGAACGGATCGGCTGGCAGCGGTCGCTCACCGTACTCAAGGAGCGGGTGCGTATCCTGCGACCTCAGTACAGGCCTGTCGACCCGTCGTCACGGACGACCTACCAGGCCGGTGAACTGGCCCAATGCGACCTGTGGTTCCCGCCGGTGAAGGTGCCGGTCGGTGCCGGGCACCGGGCCGGCCCGCCGGTACTGGTCATGGTGTCAGGCTATTCGCGGTGGCTGATGGCCCGGATGCTGCCGTCTCGCACGTCCGGTGATCTGTTCGCCGGACACTGGGCGCTGCTGTCGGACCTGGGTGCGGTGCCCAAGACACTGGTATGGGACAACGAGTCCGCGATCGGCCAGTGGAAGCAGGGAAAGCCGCAGCTGACCGCCGACGCCAACGCCTTCCGCGGCACCCTGGGCATCCAGATCGTGCAGTGCAAGCCCGCAGACCCCGAGGCCAAGGGGCTGGTGGAGCGAGCCAACGGCTACCTGGAAACCTCGTTTCTACCCGGCCGTGACTTCGTCTCCCCGCACGACTTCAACGCCCAGCTCGCCCACTGGCTGACCACGGCCAACGCACGGCATCATCGGCGGATCGAGTGCCGGCCGGTGGACCGGCTGCAGGCGGACCTGGCGGCGATGGTGGCATTGCCGCCGGTCGCGCCGACGCTCGGGTGGCGCACCTCGACGCGGCTGCCGCGCGACCATTACGTGCGGATCGCCTCCTGTGACTACTCGGTGCATCCTTCGGCGATCGGCCGGCTGGTCGAGGTCGTCGCCGATCTGGGTCAGGTCAGTGTGACCTGCGCCGGGCAGCTCGTCGCTCGGCATGAGCGGTGCTGGGCAGCCCATCAGACCATCACCGACCCCCTGCACGAACAAGCCGCCGCGATGATGCGCGGCACGCGCGTGCCCAGGGCCGCCGGCGGCGCCGACACCGACGTCCAGCAGCGGTCTCTCAGCGACTACGACGCGTTGCTGGGCATCGAGGAGGTGCGGTGA
- the istB gene encoding IS21-like element helper ATPase IstB, with amino-acid sequence MAGTTPSSTSTAGGSRNVEAELAYLTRVLKAPSLAAAVDRLAERARAESWSHEEFLAACLQREVAARESHGGEARIRFARFPARKALEDFDYDHQRSLKREVIAHLGTLDFVAARENVVFLGPPGTGKTHLSIGLGVRACQAGHRVAFATAAQWVDRLAEAHAAGKLQDELAKLSRIPVLIVDEVGYIPFEAEAANLFFQLVSSRYERASLIVTSNKPFGRWGEVFGDDVVAAAMIDRLVHHAEVISLKGDSYRLKNRSLGRVPAADYSNER; translated from the coding sequence ATGGCAGGCACGACCCCTTCGAGCACATCGACGGCCGGTGGTTCCCGCAACGTCGAGGCCGAGCTGGCCTATCTGACCCGGGTGCTCAAGGCGCCGTCGTTGGCGGCCGCGGTTGACCGGCTCGCCGAGCGGGCCCGGGCCGAGTCCTGGAGCCATGAGGAGTTCCTGGCCGCCTGCCTGCAGCGGGAGGTCGCCGCCCGCGAATCCCATGGCGGTGAAGCGCGGATCCGCTTCGCCCGCTTCCCGGCCAGAAAAGCGCTGGAAGACTTCGACTACGACCATCAGCGTTCCCTCAAACGCGAGGTCATCGCTCATCTGGGCACGTTGGACTTTGTGGCCGCACGCGAAAACGTGGTCTTCCTCGGCCCGCCCGGCACCGGCAAGACCCACTTGTCCATCGGTTTGGGCGTCCGCGCCTGCCAGGCCGGGCACCGGGTCGCGTTCGCCACTGCCGCCCAATGGGTCGACCGCCTCGCCGAGGCTCATGCCGCCGGCAAACTTCAAGACGAGCTCGCCAAACTGTCGCGGATCCCGGTCCTGATCGTGGACGAGGTCGGTTACATCCCCTTCGAGGCCGAGGCCGCCAACCTGTTCTTCCAGCTGGTCTCCAGCCGATACGAGCGGGCGAGCTTGATCGTCACGAGCAATAAGCCCTTCGGGCGTTGGGGAGAGGTCTTCGGCGACGACGTTGTCGCCGCAGCGATGATCGACCGCCTCGTCCACCACGCCGAGGTCATCAGCTTGAAAGGAGACAGCTATCGTCTCAAAAACCGCAGCCTCGGCCGCGTTCCTGCGGCTGACTACAGCAATGAACGGTAA
- a CDS encoding sigma factor-like helix-turn-helix DNA-binding protein — MNAALRTVTVPAGAAVLGRLSPTERAVFVLRESFSYGFREIAGMLDLSEASCRRIHRAARRPGMRSPEPRRHRLAPLDGRHDEIVDRFLATAAQGDLDGLEPILADEVVARADGEETTLIHDRKAAARRAAGLLAGFGTRAEVERGEVNGQPALVARVDGELAGVIIMEIADGRVSALWSVLSPARLAPLR; from the coding sequence ATGAATGCAGCACTGCGAACCGTGACGGTCCCGGCGGGCGCGGCCGTACTCGGACGGCTCTCGCCGACCGAGCGAGCGGTCTTCGTCCTGCGTGAGTCCTTCTCCTACGGTTTCCGCGAGATCGCCGGCATGCTCGATCTCTCCGAGGCCTCGTGCCGGCGGATCCACCGGGCCGCCCGCCGTCCCGGCATGCGGAGCCCGGAGCCCCGGCGCCACCGGCTCGCCCCGCTCGACGGACGGCACGACGAGATCGTCGACCGTTTCCTGGCCACCGCGGCGCAGGGCGACCTGGACGGTCTGGAGCCCATCCTGGCCGACGAGGTCGTGGCCCGCGCCGACGGCGAGGAGACCACTCTGATCCACGACCGCAAGGCCGCCGCCCGCCGCGCGGCGGGGCTGCTCGCCGGCTTCGGCACCCGCGCCGAGGTGGAGCGCGGCGAGGTGAACGGGCAGCCGGCCCTGGTCGCCCGGGTCGACGGCGAACTGGCGGGCGTGATCATCATGGAGATCGCCGACGGCCGGGTCAGCGCGCTCTGGTCGGTGCTCAGCCCCGCCCGGCTCGCCCCGCTCCGCTGA
- a CDS encoding thioesterase II family protein yields the protein MADTHAAVGSWIRRFHPAPDAPTRLVCLPHAGGSAPFFFPVSRTLSPAVDVLAVQYPGRQDRRAEPCVDDLGELADLVTRELRGWLDRPIMLFGHSMGATLAFEVARRLEQEGTVPLGLFASGRRAPSRHRDERVHLADDDGLLADLKRLSGTNSQVLGDDEMVRMILPAVRSDYRAAETYRYRPGPPLSCPIVALTGDDDPHVTMEEARAWSEHTAADFSLRVYPGGHFYLNTHAAAVIGVISGHIAGRVATG from the coding sequence ATGGCTGACACACATGCAGCGGTCGGCTCGTGGATACGACGATTCCACCCGGCACCGGATGCCCCGACCCGCCTGGTGTGCCTCCCCCATGCAGGAGGATCGGCCCCGTTCTTCTTCCCCGTCTCGCGGACGCTGTCCCCGGCGGTCGACGTGCTCGCGGTCCAGTATCCCGGCAGGCAGGACCGGCGCGCCGAACCGTGCGTCGACGACCTGGGCGAGCTCGCCGACCTGGTGACCCGCGAGCTGCGCGGGTGGCTCGACCGGCCGATCATGCTCTTCGGCCACAGCATGGGCGCGACGCTGGCGTTCGAGGTCGCGAGGAGGCTGGAGCAGGAGGGCACCGTACCGCTCGGGCTGTTCGCCTCCGGCCGGCGCGCGCCGTCCCGTCACCGCGACGAGCGGGTGCACCTCGCCGACGACGACGGCCTGCTCGCCGACCTGAAACGGCTGAGCGGGACCAACTCCCAGGTGCTCGGAGACGACGAGATGGTGCGGATGATCCTCCCCGCCGTGCGGAGCGACTACCGGGCCGCGGAGACCTACCGCTACCGGCCCGGACCGCCGCTGAGCTGCCCGATCGTGGCGCTGACCGGCGACGACGACCCTCACGTGACGATGGAGGAGGCACGGGCCTGGAGTGAGCACACCGCCGCGGACTTCTCGCTGCGGGTGTACCCCGGGGGGCACTTCTACCTCAACACCCACGCGGCCGCCGTCATCGGCGTGATCTCCGGCCACATCGCCGGGCGGGTCGCCACCGGCTGA
- a CDS encoding ABC transporter ATP-binding protein: MNRADDVVQLHSVRKVYGRSGGAVVALDGVTIGFRKGTMSAVMGPSGSGKSTFLQCAAGLDKPTSGSISFEGQEITGLDEVRLTKLRRERIGFIFQAFNLLPALTVLQNVTLPLRLAGRTPDNGKVAEVISRVGLTERRNHRPHELSGGQQQRVAIARALVTEPAAIFADEPTGALDTRTALDVLELLRESVEGAGQTVVMVTHDPVAASYADRVVFLADGHFVDELAQPTAEQVADRMTHLGAWDALKVRGRY, from the coding sequence GTGAACAGAGCCGATGATGTGGTTCAGCTGCATTCGGTACGGAAGGTCTACGGTCGCAGCGGCGGAGCCGTCGTGGCGCTGGACGGGGTCACGATCGGATTCCGCAAGGGCACCATGTCCGCGGTCATGGGGCCGTCCGGATCGGGCAAGAGCACGTTCCTGCAGTGCGCGGCCGGGCTCGACAAGCCGACGTCGGGCTCGATCTCCTTCGAGGGCCAGGAGATCACCGGACTGGACGAGGTGCGGCTGACCAAGCTGCGACGGGAGCGGATCGGCTTCATCTTCCAGGCGTTCAACCTCCTGCCGGCGCTGACCGTGCTGCAGAACGTCACGCTGCCGCTGCGGCTGGCGGGCCGTACCCCCGACAACGGCAAGGTCGCCGAGGTGATCTCACGGGTCGGGCTCACCGAGCGCAGGAACCACCGGCCGCACGAGCTGTCCGGCGGGCAGCAGCAGCGGGTCGCCATCGCGCGGGCACTGGTCACCGAGCCCGCCGCGATCTTCGCCGACGAGCCGACCGGCGCGCTGGACACCCGCACCGCGCTCGACGTGCTGGAACTGCTGCGCGAGTCGGTCGAGGGGGCCGGTCAGACGGTCGTGATGGTCACCCACGACCCGGTCGCCGCCTCCTACGCGGACCGCGTCGTGTTCCTGGCCGACGGTCACTTCGTGGACGAGCTGGCGCAGCCGACGGCAGAGCAGGTCGCGGACCGGATGACCCATCTGGGCGCATGGGACGCGTTGAAGGTAAGGGGGCGGTACTGA
- a CDS encoding FtsX-like permease family protein codes for MGRVEGKGAVLMWRLALSSLQHRLGAFTATFVAMALGVAIVSACGGLMETGIRLDIPPQRLASAPIVVTGDQSYILPRAPAAPVSKTDEDEEEEEEETEWGTLTERVRLDAGLTAVIAAVPGVAKAVGDVSFPAMTIKDEEQANGHGWPSAELGPYRIGSGTAPAQPGDVVLDAGLAERSGARVGDRIPIAVGGTTKTFRVTGVAALAGEVETTEAAMFFTPAEADALSGHSGRLDAIGVVPTAGVALEDLQRRVGDALRGKAAVLLTGDQRGLAEFPQATNSSEDLITLAAVFGGLLIIVVMFVVASTLGLSIQQRRREMALLQAIGATPGQMRRMVLGEAATIAVFATAAGCLFGPYLSGWLFDRLVGTGMVPGVVEFRQGFIPAIVAAGVSVITTLVAAMISAREATRSRPSEALVEAAAQRSTVGPLRISLALLCFAGGLALAMVTVLVMSGPESAATAGPAVLLWAIGLAFISPAVTKGLIAVFSRLIDRFSGPPGYLAMLNARARTAQMAAAVTPIMLATGMATANLYVQTTQVDAAKAAYVENLRADAVLASATGGLAPGLLDGVRRIPGVAGASEFVTSTGFVEQPYDPSQSDEGWTLQGITGDGAQQTTAVSVTAGALADLRGDTVALAARHARELGRKVGDTITMRLGDRAAVQLRIVALVAAEPDAQTVLMPADVLAAHTAAGRPPQILVRAAPGADTGELTDALTAFVAKRPDVRVTDRDALTAEYGRRQDTGAWVNYLLVAMIIAYTAISVVNTQVMGTTDRRRELALQRLTGSTPEQVMRMMGAEALLIAGVGILLGTLASMISLIPFSIAVSGTPFPSGPVWIYLTVVAFGFLLTLGATWAPTWTTMRSQQASAVLAAR; via the coding sequence ATGGGACGCGTTGAAGGTAAGGGGGCGGTACTGATGTGGCGGCTGGCGCTGAGCAGTCTGCAACACCGGCTGGGCGCGTTCACCGCGACGTTCGTGGCGATGGCGCTCGGCGTCGCGATCGTCTCGGCCTGCGGCGGCCTGATGGAGACCGGTATCCGCCTCGACATCCCGCCGCAGCGGCTCGCCTCGGCCCCGATCGTGGTCACCGGCGACCAGTCCTACATCCTGCCGCGTGCCCCGGCAGCGCCGGTGAGCAAGACCGACGAGGACGAAGAGGAGGAGGAAGAGGAGACCGAGTGGGGGACCCTCACCGAGCGGGTCCGGCTGGACGCCGGCCTGACCGCCGTGATCGCGGCGGTGCCGGGGGTGGCCAAGGCCGTCGGTGACGTGTCGTTCCCGGCCATGACCATCAAGGACGAGGAGCAGGCGAACGGTCACGGCTGGCCCTCCGCCGAGCTCGGGCCGTACCGGATCGGATCGGGTACGGCACCGGCCCAGCCGGGCGACGTCGTGCTCGACGCGGGTCTGGCCGAGCGTTCGGGCGCGCGGGTCGGCGACCGGATCCCGATCGCGGTCGGCGGGACGACCAAGACGTTCAGGGTCACCGGCGTCGCCGCCCTCGCCGGGGAGGTCGAGACCACCGAGGCCGCCATGTTCTTCACCCCCGCGGAGGCCGACGCCCTCTCGGGTCACAGCGGCCGGCTGGACGCCATCGGCGTCGTGCCCACGGCGGGGGTCGCCCTGGAGGATCTCCAGCGGCGGGTCGGGGACGCGCTGCGCGGCAAGGCGGCGGTCCTGCTCACCGGCGACCAGCGCGGCCTGGCGGAGTTCCCGCAGGCGACCAACAGCAGCGAGGACCTGATCACCCTGGCGGCGGTGTTCGGCGGCCTGCTGATCATCGTCGTCATGTTCGTGGTCGCCAGCACCCTCGGCCTGTCCATCCAGCAGCGCCGGCGTGAGATGGCGCTGCTCCAGGCGATCGGCGCGACACCGGGCCAGATGCGCCGGATGGTGCTGGGCGAGGCGGCGACGATCGCCGTGTTCGCCACGGCCGCCGGCTGCCTGTTCGGACCCTACCTGAGCGGGTGGCTGTTCGACCGGCTGGTGGGGACCGGCATGGTCCCGGGGGTGGTGGAGTTCCGCCAGGGCTTCATCCCGGCCATCGTCGCGGCGGGCGTGTCCGTGATCACCACACTGGTGGCGGCCATGATCTCGGCCAGGGAGGCGACCCGCAGCAGGCCGTCGGAGGCGCTCGTCGAGGCCGCCGCCCAGCGGAGCACGGTCGGCCCACTGCGGATCTCGCTCGCCCTGCTGTGTTTCGCCGGCGGTCTGGCGCTGGCCATGGTGACCGTGCTCGTGATGAGCGGTCCCGAGTCCGCCGCCACCGCAGGACCGGCGGTGCTGCTGTGGGCCATCGGGCTCGCGTTCATCTCCCCCGCCGTCACCAAGGGCCTGATCGCCGTCTTCAGCAGGCTGATCGACAGGTTCTCCGGACCGCCCGGATACCTCGCGATGCTCAACGCGCGCGCCAGGACCGCCCAGATGGCAGCCGCGGTGACGCCCATCATGCTCGCGACCGGCATGGCCACCGCGAACCTCTACGTCCAGACGACCCAGGTGGACGCGGCCAAGGCCGCCTACGTCGAGAACCTCCGCGCGGACGCCGTCCTCGCCTCGGCCACCGGCGGTCTCGCCCCCGGCCTCCTCGACGGCGTCCGGCGCATACCCGGCGTGGCCGGCGCCTCGGAGTTCGTCACCAGCACGGGCTTCGTGGAGCAGCCCTACGACCCTTCCCAGTCGGACGAGGGCTGGACGCTGCAGGGCATCACCGGCGACGGCGCGCAGCAGACCACGGCGGTGTCCGTGACCGCCGGCGCGCTCGCCGACCTGCGGGGGGACACCGTGGCACTGGCCGCCCGGCACGCGCGCGAACTGGGACGCAAGGTGGGCGACACGATCACGATGCGGCTCGGCGACCGCGCCGCGGTGCAGTTGCGGATCGTCGCGCTGGTGGCCGCGGAGCCGGACGCGCAGACCGTCCTGATGCCCGCGGACGTGCTGGCCGCGCACACCGCGGCCGGACGGCCGCCCCAGATCCTGGTGCGCGCCGCGCCGGGCGCCGACACCGGCGAGCTGACCGACGCGCTGACCGCGTTCGTCGCGAAGCGGCCCGACGTGCGGGTGACCGACCGCGACGCGCTCACCGCGGAGTACGGCCGGCGGCAGGACACCGGCGCGTGGGTCAACTACCTGCTGGTCGCGATGATCATCGCCTACACCGCGATCTCCGTGGTGAACACCCAGGTGATGGGCACCACCGACCGGCGCAGGGAACTGGCCCTGCAACGGCTCACCGGCTCCACGCCCGAGCAGGTGATGCGGATGATGGGCGCCGAGGCGCTGCTGATCGCCGGCGTCGGGATCCTGCTCGGCACACTGGCGTCGATGATCAGCCTGATCCCCTTCAGCATCGCGGTCAGCGGGACGCCGTTCCCGTCCGGCCCGGTGTGGATCTACCTCACCGTGGTCGCCTTCGGTTTCCTGCTGACCCTCGGTGCGACCTGGGCACCGACCTGGACGACCATGCGGTCCCAGCAGGCGAGCGCGGTGCTCGCGGCCCGCTAG
- a CDS encoding MFS transporter — protein MTWRARLIDLRPLHTSRPFRDLWIGSSLASLGQQLAVVAVLLQVWDLTHSSLWTGAIGLATAVPLLVLGLIGGSLADAVDRRTLVRATTAGQVLTAAGLVAQAAAGNRSVLLLLALVAAQSGCAALGAPARRTFPVRLLPADQVAAGLALQNVAFQAAMLAGPALAGVVLAQWGYPTAYAIQALAGVASLIAVIRLPPMPAQRTTDDRQPVDGPRRRRGPTRGGWRIIFRRPTLWGSFATDLAATVLAMPIAIFPLINEIRFEGSPRTLGLFLSAVAVGGLSAGLLSGTVTRLHRSGLVQLVAATVWGLALAGFGLAGPLWLALCCLAVAGAADTVSVVTRGALVQLEAPDHYRGRVSSVEHVIGIAGPEVGNFRGGLLASLTSAPTALIVGGLGAALSVVAVGLVNRPLRDYRTPAGDGGPPPPEVPSAPSAQETVLDEAR, from the coding sequence GTGACCTGGCGCGCACGGCTGATCGACCTCCGCCCTCTCCACACCAGCCGGCCGTTCCGCGACCTGTGGATCGGTTCCTCCCTCGCCTCACTCGGTCAGCAGCTCGCCGTTGTCGCCGTCCTCCTGCAGGTCTGGGACCTCACTCACAGCTCGCTCTGGACCGGTGCCATCGGGCTTGCCACCGCCGTACCCCTGCTCGTCCTCGGGCTGATCGGCGGATCACTGGCCGACGCCGTCGACCGCAGGACCCTGGTCCGTGCCACCACCGCGGGCCAGGTCCTGACAGCGGCAGGCCTCGTGGCGCAGGCCGCCGCAGGCAACCGGTCGGTCCTACTGCTGCTCGCCCTGGTCGCCGCACAGTCCGGCTGCGCGGCACTCGGAGCACCGGCACGGCGCACCTTCCCCGTCCGGTTGCTCCCCGCCGACCAGGTCGCCGCCGGGCTCGCCCTGCAGAACGTCGCCTTCCAGGCCGCCATGCTCGCCGGGCCCGCCCTCGCCGGCGTCGTGCTGGCCCAATGGGGATATCCCACCGCGTACGCGATCCAGGCCCTCGCCGGTGTCGCGTCGCTGATCGCCGTGATCCGGCTGCCTCCGATGCCCGCTCAGCGCACCACCGACGACCGGCAGCCTGTGGACGGCCCGCGGCGACGGCGCGGTCCGACCCGAGGGGGCTGGCGGATCATCTTTCGGCGCCCCACCCTGTGGGGTTCCTTCGCCACCGACCTGGCCGCCACCGTGCTGGCCATGCCGATCGCGATCTTCCCTCTGATCAACGAGATCCGCTTCGAAGGCAGCCCCCGGACCCTGGGACTCTTCCTGTCCGCGGTCGCGGTCGGCGGGCTCAGTGCCGGTCTGCTCTCCGGAACCGTCACCCGGCTGCACCGCAGCGGTCTCGTCCAGCTTGTCGCAGCCACGGTCTGGGGCCTCGCCCTCGCCGGCTTCGGACTGGCCGGACCCCTCTGGCTCGCCCTCTGCTGCCTCGCGGTCGCCGGTGCGGCCGACACCGTCTCCGTGGTCACCCGAGGCGCACTGGTCCAGCTTGAGGCACCCGACCACTACCGCGGGCGGGTCTCCTCGGTCGAGCACGTCATCGGCATCGCCGGTCCCGAGGTCGGCAACTTCCGTGGAGGACTTCTCGCCTCTCTGACGTCCGCACCCACCGCGCTCATCGTGGGCGGCCTGGGGGCCGCGCTCTCCGTTGTCGCCGTTGGCCTGGTCAACCGCCCCCTGCGCGATTACCGCACCCCGGCCGGAGACGGAGGCCCGCCCCCACCCGAAGTGCCATCGGCGCCATCCGCACAGGAGACCGTTCTCGACGAAGCACGCTGA